The nucleotide window GGACCAGTAATCGACGTCGTGCTTGCTGCTGGCCGCCGCCACCGCCGCCTGGAGGCGGAACGACGGCAGCGCGGGCACTTCCGCCGGCAGATAGTCGTGGCTCGTGCCCTCGCCGCGGATCGCCGCGATGGGGAGGATGAAGTCGCCGACCTTGATGCTTTTGAGCCCGCCGCATTTGCCGAGAAACAGCACCCCCTTGGGTTCGATCGCGGAAAGCAGGTCCATGACCGTTGCGGCCATTGCGCTGCCCATGCCGAAGTTGAGAATGGTGATGTTCTCGGCGGTCGCAGAGGTCATCGGCCGGTCGCGGCCCATGACCTCGACGCCGTAGCGTTCGGCGAACAGGTCGACGTAGTGGGCGAAGTTGGTCAGCAGGATGTACTTCCCGAACTGCTCGATCGGCCGCCCGGTGTACCGCGGCAACCAGTCCAGCACGATCTCCGCTTTGGTCTTCAAGACGCGGGCCTCCGGGGATCGAGTTCCGCACGCCGGGCGTTCCGCCGTGCATCGTCATCAGGTCGACTTCAGTCGTTTAAACGGCTCTACGTTCGGGGCAATGCTGCGGGCGGCGGGAACCGATCGTAAGGGTGAATGCCGCAAGTTATTCAAAATTCAAGCTTTGTAGCTGCCTGTCCCGGTGACGGGTGTCGCCACCACCCGGTCGCGCGTACCACCTTTGAGGATTGCACACGCGATTCCCGGGTAGCAACCTGGCATCGAACGGGTAGCGAACGGCCAGCGTTCCGCCCGCGAGTGTCCCGTCCGCGCCCCACCGGCGGGGCTGCAGAAGGCGCTTTACACCACGACTCCATGAACCCTGGTGTCGGCGCGTCCGGGCGCGCATCGGACCGGCACGGGCGACTCGCCCGACCATCGCTCGTACACGCCACCACCACGCCGGCCCGGTAACCGCGCTCTCCCAATAGTACCGATGGCAGGAGCGGGTGTCGGCGGCGAATCGCGCCTCCTGATCGCATCGATTCGCCGACCGGACTACTTCGGTCGTACAGGGGACCGGGACCGTGATTACTCCTCCATTCAATGCGGTTGGAGCTGTTGTGTCGTGTGCCGTGGGTTGGTACGATTGGCGAGGGGTGGGGAGCCGAGCCGATGCCGAATACGCCGAACGTCAAGTACTTCAAGCGACACCGGATGGAGCTGGCGTTGCGGCACCCGGTGCCTCCGTGGACCTTGCCGGCGGGCTTCTCGTGGGTCCCCTGGAGCGACGCGCTGCTGGCCATGCACGCCGAGGTGAAGTACCAGAGCTTCCACAGCGAGACGGACGCGTTCGTGTTTCCCTCGCTCGGCACCCGTACCGGCTGCCACGACCTGATGGCCGCGATCCGGTACCGCCCCGATTTTTGCCCGCAGGCGACGTGGCTGCTCGCCGCGCCCAACGGCTACGCGGGCACCGTCCAGGGGCTGTTCGACGAGAACCGCCACGGCGGGATTCAGAACCTCGGCGTGGTGCCCGAGTACCGCGGGCGCGGGCTCGGTCGCGCGCTGCTGTTGCGGGCGCTCGAGGGGTTTCACTCGGTTGGTGTGCGGCACGCGTTCCTGGAGGTGACCGCGACCAACGCCTCCGCGGTCCACACGTACCGCTCCGTCGGCTTCCGGTCGGTGAAGACACTCTACCGGGCGGTCGAACTGCCGGACCCGGACACCGCGGGCGTTGGGTTGTGACGCGTCGGTTCGTAGAATGCCGAACGCACCGATCCGCCGCGCATGGAACAGGATGGCCCGTCGTGGGACAACAGGTCTACCAGCACACGCTTTCGAACGGCCTGGTGTTGTTGGCGGAACGCATGGATCACGTGCGTTCGGTCGCCGTCAACTTCCTCATTCCCGCGGGCGCGGCGTTCGATCCCGACGGTCAGTTCGGGATCGCGAGCGTGCTCGCCGAGATGCTGACCCGCGGCGCCGGTGAGCGCGACAGCCGCCAACTGTCCCTCGCGCTCGACAACCTCGGCGTGGACCGCAGTGAGAGCGCC belongs to Gemmata obscuriglobus and includes:
- a CDS encoding AMP nucleosidase, producing the protein MKTKAEIVLDWLPRYTGRPIEQFGKYILLTNFAHYVDLFAERYGVEVMGRDRPMTSATAENITILNFGMGSAMAATVMDLLSAIEPKGVLFLGKCGGLKSIKVGDFILPIAAIRGEGTSHDYLPAEVPALPSFRLQAAVAAASSKHDVDYWSGTVYTTNRRVWEHDERFKQYLRDIRASAIDMETATIYVVGFVNRIPKGALLLVSDNPMTPEGVKTSKSDATVTEMYVRKHLDLGITALMELRDFGTSVRHLRFEERPG
- a CDS encoding GNAT family N-acetyltransferase, producing the protein MPNTPNVKYFKRHRMELALRHPVPPWTLPAGFSWVPWSDALLAMHAEVKYQSFHSETDAFVFPSLGTRTGCHDLMAAIRYRPDFCPQATWLLAAPNGYAGTVQGLFDENRHGGIQNLGVVPEYRGRGLGRALLLRALEGFHSVGVRHAFLEVTATNASAVHTYRSVGFRSVKTLYRAVELPDPDTAGVGL